Genomic window (Tepidisphaeraceae bacterium):
ACACCGCCGCCGTCGGACATACTTCCAGCACACCACGCACCTGTTTCTGAGCCATTTCAACGGAGAACCGCCCGTCGGCTAACCACATGTGGTCGAGCGCGATGTCGAGTTGAAACAGCGTCACACCCTGTGCCGCGAAACGGGCTATATTGTGTTGGGGCAGTTCTTCCCATGACCATCGTCCGCCTGGCACATCAGTCAAGGCGTAGAAGAAGGGCGATTGCGGCTCATCACCCAAGTACAACGTCGGGCGATTGTTGTGCATCTGAACGCGCGAGGAGATCGGATTCATAAGATGGCTTTATGAGGGGGCTTAGTTCGCAAAAGGACTATGGCAGGCCTTCGGAAGGCGGCCATCTTCTAAAGGACAAGATCCTTCATCTGTTGCCTGCCGCCGGTCAGTGGAATAACACTTTTACGGGTCACCAGTTCGCCCGACACGCCGTCTGGCAGCGACACCTCTCCGTGCCAGTGCACGCCGTCTTTCCGCAGTTCAACTTGGACGTGCCCGCGCGGGTGCACGGTGTTGGCACGCAGCCATGTGAGGCCGCCGGGTTGAGGTCTGATTTCGACTTTCGCGAAGCCCGGCACCGCCGGGCGAACTCCGGCCAACGTCGCGTGAAAGTGAAACAGCGGATGGGCCCCCCAGGCGTGGCAGTCGCTCCTGGTGGGCTCGGGCATCTCGACGGTGGTTGACAGGTGATGGTCCAGCAGTTCGTACCACGTATCCATGTTGGCGAGGATGAGGTCTGTCCGCCCAATCTGCCGCAACGCCTCGAACTTGTAATGCGAGAAGTAAATTGTGGTCCGGTGTAGGTCAGGCAACGATGTGAGGGCCGCGGCGACTGAGGTGGCGACATCGCTTGGCAGCAGGCCCGACAGCAGCGAAAGGCATTGCGCGTGCTCGCTAAAGCTCGTGTAATCGAGGTCATCGGCGAACAGGCCGCGCTGGCGGATGTAAAATCGCTCGACCGTCGCCATTGCCAGTGCGGTTGCACGGCGGCGCTGCAGTGCCGCAATCTCCGGCTCGCCAATCTCATCTTCCAGTTCGGCAGCCTGGCGCAGCGCGAGCGCGTACTGCCAGCAGAGCGGCGCGCTGACGCCATCGGCCGCGCCGGGGGGCATGCCGCTTGGCCACGCCCGCACCCAATCCACGTAGTTCCACCCCGGCACCGGCCCCAGCACACCGTCCGCCGTTACGTGCTGCGCGTAGGCGTCGAGCACCGCGCGTACGCCGGGCAGCCGAGCGCGCACGAACGCCGGATCGTCGCGCCACATGGCGTGGTCGTGCACCATGCCAACCCACCATAGCGAGAAGGGCGCGATGCGCTGGAAACGGCTCGACGGGTAACGCGACTGCGTCAGGCCCGAGGGATCGCGCGACGCGTCGAACATCTCGATGGCCTTTTTCGGTAGCCGCGCGTCGGGCGTCGACACGTATGCCACCAGCGCCTGCAACCGCGTGTCGCCGATGTACTGCAACTGCTCGAAGTAGGGGCAGTCCATGTACGTCTCGTGGCTGCACATCTCCAGCGTGCGCAGTGCGATTTCCCCGACGCGTGCCAACCTCGGCTCCGACGCATCGAAGGCAGCGGTGAAGTCGTAGGGATAATGCGTCTCCCGCAGTTCGAAGGCGTCGATTGTCAGCGGCTCGTCGGCCGTCTCGATCGTCACCTCGACGTAGCGGCCGGCCTCCCACCAGAGCGTGGTCAGCGCGCGATTGGTGCCACCGTCGGTCAGGAACTCGTCGCCGACGCCGTACGGCGCGCCCCAGAAGAACTTTCCCTCGACGGCAGCGCGGTCGCCTTTGCGTTGCGCGTGGATCCATTCCTTTTGGCCGGGCAGGGTGTCGGTGAGCGATTCCATCCAGAACAGCCGAACGGTCGCGCCGCGCCCGCCGCTCGTGCGCAGGTGCGGATAGGCGCAGACGTACGTGCCTGCGTCGATGATCACGCGCCGGAACGAGCGTGGCGGCACGGTCACGGCCTTGCCGGCCGCAAGCAGGGCGTTCCATGCCTCGACCTCGCCCGGCAGGCTATCGGCGGCGTGGATGGGCGTCTTGTAGGCATCGGCGAGCGATTCCGGCGCTGCCACGTGCCGCGCGACCACGTCTTGGCGCGGCGCATCGTACATGGGTGGCAGCACCGCCGGGCGCAGCCACGGGCTGGTGCCGCTGTCTTGCGACGTCGCAGTCTGGGCGTTATCGGCCTTGTGGGCTGCCTGCCAGCCCTCTCCACTTCCGTGCGGGAAATCCCAGTCGATGCGCTCGCCGATCAAGCGGAGTTTGGCGCCGGCGCCCCAGGCGTCGCCGTGCGGGCGCGTTTCGTATCCGCCCAGACGTTTGAACTCCCACGCCGCCTTCCCCGTGTTCGCGAGTTCCGGGGAAATGCCTTCCCCCTGTGCCGCCAGCAGGAAGCCGGGCCGCACGGAGTGCTGCGCATACGCCGCGGGAGCGTGGGGCCCCAGCCACCACGTACGAGCGACGATCACGTGCTCACCGGCGGCCAGCGGCGCGTCATAC
Coding sequences:
- a CDS encoding alpha-L-rhamnosidase C-terminal domain-containing protein; this encodes MFRIGDDILLNDIRTLMATRVMIDSDPFASNYSDAPGTGRRGIWPASWVTESAVPDPQFHVTAYRLRFTLAAAATLRLHVTADERYELYIDGEYVGRGSERGDERNWFFETYDAPLAAGEHVIVARTWWLGPHAPAAYAQHSVRPGFLLAAQGEGISPELANTGKAAWEFKRLGGYETRPHGDAWGAGAKLRLIGERIDWDFPHGSGEGWQAAHKADNAQTATSQDSGTSPWLRPAVLPPMYDAPRQDVVARHVAAPESLADAYKTPIHAADSLPGEVEAWNALLAAGKAVTVPPRSFRRVIIDAGTYVCAYPHLRTSGGRGATVRLFWMESLTDTLPGQKEWIHAQRKGDRAAVEGKFFWGAPYGVGDEFLTDGGTNRALTTLWWEAGRYVEVTIETADEPLTIDAFELRETHYPYDFTAAFDASEPRLARVGEIALRTLEMCSHETYMDCPYFEQLQYIGDTRLQALVAYVSTPDARLPKKAIEMFDASRDPSGLTQSRYPSSRFQRIAPFSLWWVGMVHDHAMWRDDPAFVRARLPGVRAVLDAYAQHVTADGVLGPVPGWNYVDWVRAWPSGMPPGAADGVSAPLCWQYALALRQAAELEDEIGEPEIAALQRRRATALAMATVERFYIRQRGLFADDLDYTSFSEHAQCLSLLSGLLPSDVATSVAAALTSLPDLHRTTIYFSHYKFEALRQIGRTDLILANMDTWYELLDHHLSTTVEMPEPTRSDCHAWGAHPLFHFHATLAGVRPAVPGFAKVEIRPQPGGLTWLRANTVHPRGHVQVELRKDGVHWHGEVSLPDGVSGELVTRKSVIPLTGGRQQMKDLVL